Below is a window of Candidatus Eisenbacteria bacterium DNA.
GCATCACGGCCCCTGCAACGATCGAATCGATCACCGGACGATTCTACCACAGAGCCGGCCGGCGCGCCAGGGCTGGCTGGAGAGGCTGGCTGGAGAGCTGTCCTCTTAGCGGGAAGTCAAGACAGCTCGACTATTCTCAGTTGATCCAGCTTCCACTCTCCGATCCCGTGCTCGGAGGCGTGGCGGATGTAGCCGATCTGCTCGGGCCGGAGAGTCTCGCGGTTCCAGGTAGACAGCGTGACCCCGTAGGAGTCGACGGCGACGGGATCGATCCCGGCGATGACGCCACCGAAGGGCTCGGTCTCCCCGGGACCCGCGGGGCCTCCCGTCTTCAGGATCGTGACGGCGGAGAGGATCGTCAGAGCGGGCCGCAGGACGGTGGCAAGATCGGCGATCCCCTGCTCGAGATCGATCTCCTGGTGGAAGACATGCCGGTCCCACACGAGCCCCATCAGGTTCTTGAGTCCCAGGCTCACCCTTGTGGCCGAGTGGGCCTTCGCCGCCGGGATGTTGATCAGCACGTCGGCCTTGGCGACGGCGATCGGGATCTCGGTCTTCCGCAGCGCCTTTCCCATCGGGACGGGGACCTCTGTGTAGGCGGCGCGATCGTCGAGCGACACGAGCTTGGCCTTTGCGAAGGGAGCTACGGCCTCCGCGATCCCGCTTCGCGCGAAGCACCTCTCGGCGGGATGCAGGGTGTGATCCAGGACGAGGACCCGCCGGGCGCCCGCGTCCAGGCACGATTCGACCAGAGCGGAGACGACCTCCGGGTGCGTCGTCGCCCCCCAGCCGGGGGGCGCGTCGAAGCCCGCGTTCGGCTTCAGCACGACGGTTTCTCCCGGATGGACGAAGCGCCCGATGCCGCCCAGCGCGTCGAGAGCCCTGCGTGTCGCATCCTTCGGGGGACCTTTCGCGATGACCAGGTCAGGCGCGCCTCCCGGCGAATCGGGCGGCGCAGAAGAGGCGTTGGCTTCCCGCAAGGGGGTGTTGGCTGAGGGGGAAGGGTCCCCCGAGGCGATCGCCTGCCTCAGGGCAACGTCACGAAGCGCCAGGCCGCTGGCCACGAGAGAAGCGGCTCTGGCGAGGAATCGCCGTCGATCGATCCGCATGTCGGCTGGGTCTCCTCTCGAGGGGTTTCATGCTTGCTGCAATGGACCAGCCTGTTGCCGACAAGGTAGCACGGCCATGCCCGACTCTCAATCGACGCGAGGAGGCGAGGACGCCGGGCCCGAGGGAGGGGAGTCTCGGCGGCCCTTTGCGGCCGCCCGCGTCTGCAATAGAATCTCAAGCGATCCGCGGGCAGGTCGCGACTGGTCCGGAAGGGGGCAGAGGTGATCGAATCGGAAGACAGACCGCTTCAGGAATCGTCGGCGCCGCAGGATCTGGTCTTCCGCCACCTGATGGGATTCCGGATCCGCGACATCCTGCTGGTCTCGAGCCCGTACGACTCCTACGTCCTGCAGGAGGACGGGTTTCTCTCCGAGTGCCTGAACGTCGAGTACAATCAGCTGAACCTCTCCGCAGCTCCCTGGATCACGCAGGTCTCGACCGGAGACGAGGGGCTGGAAGCCCTGTCGGCGCGCCCGTTCGATCTCGTCATCACGATGCCCCGGCTGGGGGAGATGGATGTCCAGGAGTTCGGCCGGGAGGTCAAGCGGAGGCATCCGGATCTCCCCGTCATCCTGCTCGCCGGCAGTCCTTCCGAGGCCGCGAGGGCGAAGGAGGGGCGCAAAGAAGGGGAGATCGATCAGGTCTTCGTGTGGGGGGGAGACGTCAGGATCTTCCTCGCCATCATCAAGCACGTCGAGGACCAGAGGAACGCCGAGAGGGACATGGCCCTCGCCGGGGTCCGGGCGATCCTCCTGATCGAGGACTCGGTCCGCTTCTACTCGTCGTATCTCCCCATGCTCTACACGGAGCTGGTGACGCAGAACCAGCTCCTGATGGCCGACGGAGTCAACGCGATGCAGAGGCTGCGCCGCATGCGGGCGCGACCGAAGATCCTCCTGGCCGAATCGTTCGAGGCGGGGTGGAGTCTCTTCTCCAAGCATCGGGAGTATGTCCTCGGAATCATCGCAGACGCGCGGTTTCCCAGGGAAGGCGTCATCGATCCGGAGGCGGGCGTCGAGTTCGTGCGCCGAGTGAAGGGGCGTGATCCCGACATGCCGGTCCTGGTCCAGTCCTCGGAGGACTCCATCGCCCAGAGGGTCGAGTCGCTGGGGGCGCAGTACGTGAACAAGCGCTCCGCGCATCTGATGGAGGAGCTGCGGCGATTCATGCGGTCGAGCCTCGGCTTCGGGGACTTCGTCTTCCTGATGCCGGACGGGCGGGAGGTTGCGCGAGTGAGCGACCTGGCCGGGATGCCCGAGGCGCTCCGCACGGTGCCGGAGGTCTCCCTTCGCTACCACGCCTCCCGCAACCACTTCTCGAACTGGTGCATGGCGCGGACCGAGTTCGCGCTCGCCTCGACGCTTCGCCCCGTTCGGGTCTCCCACTTCGAGAGCACCGAAAGCCTGAGGGCCTACCTGAGAGACGCGTTCGGCCGCCTGCGGGTCGAGTCCCAGCGGGGTGTCGTCGCCGACTTCTCGCACCTCGATCTCGGCGGAGAGGAGTCCGTCTTCGGGCGCATCGGATCGGGCTCGATGGGCGGGAAGGGGAGGGGGCTCGGCTTCGTGAATGCGCTCATTCCGGGGCTCGAGGGGGGCGATCGCTTCGAAGGAGTGAGGGTCTTCATTCCCTCCTCCGCCGTCGTGGGTACCGACGTCTTCGATGACTTCATGAAGAGCAACGGCCTGTCGGGCCTCGCGCTCTCCGATGTCTCCGACGCGGAGTGCGCGGAGGCGTTCCTCAGGGGAAAGATCCCGCCGTCGATCATGGGCGATCTGCGGCGCTTCGCCGAGAGGATCGAGTCTCCGCTCGCAGTTCGGTCGTCGAGCCTTCTGGAGGACTCGCACGAGCGGCCCTTCGCGGGGATCTACCGGACCTACATGCTCGCCAACAGCGATCCCGATCCCGAAGTGAGACTGCGGCAGATCTGCGATGCCATCAGGCTGGTCTACGCATCCACATTCTCCCGGAACGCGAAGTCCTACCTCCAGCACACCCCCTATCGGATGGAAGAGGAGAAGATGGCGGTCGTCCTCCAGCGCCTCGTCGGGAGGGGCCACGGCCGCTACTTCTACCCTGACTTCTCGGGCGTTGTAAGCTCCTACAACTACTACCCGGT
It encodes the following:
- a CDS encoding DUF362 domain-containing protein, whose translation is MRIDRRRFLARAASLVASGLALRDVALRQAIASGDPSPSANTPLREANASSAPPDSPGGAPDLVIAKGPPKDATRRALDALGGIGRFVHPGETVVLKPNAGFDAPPGWGATTHPEVVSALVESCLDAGARRVLVLDHTLHPAERCFARSGIAEAVAPFAKAKLVSLDDRAAYTEVPVPMGKALRKTEIPIAVAKADVLINIPAAKAHSATRVSLGLKNLMGLVWDRHVFHQEIDLEQGIADLATVLRPALTILSAVTILKTGGPAGPGETEPFGGVIAGIDPVAVDSYGVTLSTWNRETLRPEQIGYIRHASEHGIGEWKLDQLRIVELS
- a CDS encoding histidine kinase; translation: MIESEDRPLQESSAPQDLVFRHLMGFRIRDILLVSSPYDSYVLQEDGFLSECLNVEYNQLNLSAAPWITQVSTGDEGLEALSARPFDLVITMPRLGEMDVQEFGREVKRRHPDLPVILLAGSPSEAARAKEGRKEGEIDQVFVWGGDVRIFLAIIKHVEDQRNAERDMALAGVRAILLIEDSVRFYSSYLPMLYTELVTQNQLLMADGVNAMQRLRRMRARPKILLAESFEAGWSLFSKHREYVLGIIADARFPREGVIDPEAGVEFVRRVKGRDPDMPVLVQSSEDSIAQRVESLGAQYVNKRSAHLMEELRRFMRSSLGFGDFVFLMPDGREVARVSDLAGMPEALRTVPEVSLRYHASRNHFSNWCMARTEFALASTLRPVRVSHFESTESLRAYLRDAFGRLRVESQRGVVADFSHLDLGGEESVFGRIGSGSMGGKGRGLGFVNALIPGLEGGDRFEGVRVFIPSSAVVGTDVFDDFMKSNGLSGLALSDVSDAECAEAFLRGKIPPSIMGDLRRFAERIESPLAVRSSSLLEDSHERPFAGIYRTYMLANSDPDPEVRLRQICDAIRLVYASTFSRNAKSYLQHTPYRMEEEKMAVVLQRLVGRGHGRYFYPDFSGVVSSYNYYPVLDMKPEDGAALVALGLGKTVVEGRKAVRFSPGSPHRLPQFSSAADYLENAQRRFYALDLEEGRRAASTALDDAIVELGLDVAEEHGTLGPVGSVYSPDDDAVFDGVSRSGTRLVTFAPILKSVHSPYPSVLMQLLALGRKAMSAPVEIEFAVDLRPARGGPRVGFLQLRPLTIDAAAADLDRIVDRAGADAVLCEAWRAFGQGNIRGVRDLVYVKSDAFDRSLTAAVASELEILNRRLTSQRRPYLLIGPGRWGTSDPWLGIPVEWHGVSGASVIVETDLGDVPVTPSEGTHFFHNMTALGVGYFQVHRGEARGFIDGEWLARQAAASEGVFLRHVSLERPLEIWIDGRSRRGLILKGASAA